The proteins below are encoded in one region of Flavobacteriales bacterium:
- a CDS encoding HYR domain-containing protein — MKKRIALICLLFGFYGIGKAQTVSHSYVAPSSVSIDGAGNYGYSLPPVTFSQSDFTDGCAITDVNVIISWAKTAGTCSNPTGGFSSHQETSFEIVGPSGTEILAIPGTWSGGATTTTVITTFSDGNVIPSGTPVTGTFGPNNGVLGNYNGTTPFGTWNLNAGDNNAVAPLCINYYTVEITTAPDNTAPSLTVSPDITLNADNGSCGTTVTWTPPTASDLCGATVTQTAGPTSGSTFNVGTTTVTYQAADPYGNVTTQSFDVTIVDNQNPSIVCPGTVFAGCNPVVNYPLPTATDNCSGVVINLTSGPASGGTFTPGTTTVTYEAQDASGNTTPCSFDVVVDTESTDPTSITASASTVCSGDPVTLTVNGGSLGTNAQWYWYVGSCGGQLVAAGSTVTVNPLTTTNYYVRAEGPCNTTACVSVPVNVIASPTVGFSGITSPSACGAADATITAIASGGAPPYIYTWSNGSVGPTVSGLTAGPYEVLVTDASGCQDFSSVSLNDPGASQVTLTDSDPDNEICQGESVTFTASGAFQYQYYVNGVPVTTQNPWVTTSLQDGDIINVTGTDFNFCTFTTPAVNFTVLDNPVIDETVTDPSACALSDGLITTSVSGGLPPYGYDWSNAETTPNISGLPAGPYVLTVTDDNGCFSTETYALSDPGASPVTLASSEDPNNEICAGESVTFTASGSVDYQFFVDGQPVSTTNPFVTNTLVDGESVVATGTDANNCTATSNIIIPTVNPGPIVSLIVDDADTTICIGESLSFFASGGLTYEFFVDGVSQGAASPTSLFVTSSLTDGQAVTVVATDANLCGVESDTIFVTVNPSPTVSIASTSDPTSCGATDGSIIASATGGTPSYTYNWSNGAVGDTISSLNAGSYYVEVTDDAGCTAATSASLSDIGSSPVTLTTTSQNDTICGGETVTFTGSGASTYVFFVNGIQVSTSNPYVTDTLMDGDIIAVMGLDTQLCAATSAPEVFTVHPEIQIGIVSSINPSACGALDGVANTITIGGVPAYTYSWTDPSNQTTPIAVGLGAGAYSVTVTDANGCQSSDGVSLSDPGGFAVSLTASPSGLTICEGTEIEFTASSNGSATFEFFVDGVSVGSTNPYLNSTLMDGQSVAVVGVDTSNCTATSPSSTYTVLPVPSVTLTLPAFACSSVDTVPFVGGFPLGGDYTVVYDNYPIVGDLFFPSLAGAGAINVDYTYTAANGCSATASGDYNVLQAPIVDLGSDTTVCGITLDAGSGYDSYAWTPTGDSTSTIFVDVTGVYEVTVTDANGCVETDAIGITVNPIPSPAITPGPVVEFCIGNYATLSAQPGFTIYDWSTGSTVDTTFVTASDTVTLTVTNQYGCTGTAQVVAIMNEPQPGAVITWDGPLEFCVGDDVTLNAGPGYASYLWNTGSTTQTINAIQTGEYWVIVLDGNGCIDSSMVADPVDVTVWDPEPVIDINGDSLTISNASDFVSYQWYLNGSPIAGATGSTYDIAETGSGNYKVCVVDMNGCEGCSFVYEMTCCVGIEEANFDGNVAVYPNPNNGRFTLEVEMARKMDMTVGLYDMVGKEVWLDQDLGEVSNLRKQYDLTALPDGVYFLRIYADDQMTVQKLVKQK, encoded by the coding sequence ATGAAAAAACGTATAGCTTTAATTTGTCTTCTGTTTGGTTTTTACGGAATCGGCAAAGCCCAGACCGTATCGCATAGCTATGTTGCTCCGTCCTCTGTCTCAATAGACGGAGCCGGTAACTATGGCTACTCATTGCCCCCGGTCACTTTTTCACAGAGTGATTTTACCGATGGTTGTGCAATTACCGATGTCAATGTCATCATCTCTTGGGCCAAGACCGCTGGAACCTGCAGTAATCCTACTGGAGGATTTTCGAGCCATCAGGAAACAAGTTTCGAGATAGTTGGTCCATCGGGCACAGAAATTCTCGCTATTCCAGGTACTTGGTCTGGCGGTGCCACAACCACTACGGTCATTACCACCTTCAGTGATGGAAATGTCATTCCTTCAGGAACACCGGTTACAGGAACCTTTGGCCCTAACAATGGAGTTCTCGGAAACTACAACGGTACAACTCCTTTCGGAACTTGGAATCTGAATGCAGGAGACAACAATGCCGTGGCTCCGCTCTGTATCAATTACTACACCGTAGAGATAACGACTGCGCCCGACAATACGGCACCTTCACTGACCGTTTCGCCAGACATTACACTCAATGCAGATAATGGAAGCTGTGGTACTACGGTAACTTGGACCCCACCTACTGCGAGTGATCTCTGTGGTGCAACGGTAACCCAAACAGCTGGGCCAACAAGTGGAAGTACTTTCAATGTGGGAACGACCACCGTAACCTATCAGGCAGCTGACCCATATGGGAATGTGACAACCCAGAGTTTTGATGTGACCATTGTTGATAACCAGAATCCGTCAATTGTGTGTCCAGGTACCGTCTTTGCCGGATGTAACCCCGTGGTCAATTACCCATTGCCTACAGCGACAGATAACTGCTCGGGAGTGGTCATAAACCTTACAAGTGGCCCTGCTTCCGGTGGAACATTTACACCTGGAACTACAACGGTTACTTATGAGGCGCAGGACGCATCTGGGAACACCACTCCATGTTCTTTTGATGTGGTAGTAGATACCGAATCGACCGATCCAACCTCTATAACTGCAAGTGCAAGTACCGTATGTTCAGGAGACCCGGTTACTTTGACCGTCAATGGAGGGTCGTTAGGTACAAACGCACAATGGTATTGGTATGTAGGTAGTTGTGGAGGGCAGCTTGTGGCTGCCGGATCAACTGTGACGGTCAATCCACTTACCACAACCAATTATTATGTGCGTGCCGAGGGGCCGTGTAATACAACGGCCTGTGTTAGTGTTCCTGTTAACGTTATCGCTTCGCCAACTGTTGGGTTCAGTGGTATTACAAGTCCTTCAGCCTGCGGTGCCGCAGATGCCACCATCACGGCAATAGCCTCTGGCGGTGCACCTCCATATATTTATACATGGAGCAACGGTTCGGTCGGACCTACAGTTTCGGGATTAACGGCCGGTCCATACGAGGTTTTGGTGACTGATGCCTCTGGGTGTCAGGATTTCTCGTCCGTGAGTTTGAACGACCCAGGCGCCTCGCAAGTAACATTGACAGATAGCGACCCGGATAATGAAATATGCCAAGGAGAGAGTGTGACTTTTACCGCGTCCGGTGCGTTCCAGTATCAGTATTATGTCAATGGTGTTCCGGTTACCACACAGAATCCTTGGGTTACAACCTCACTACAGGATGGAGACATCATCAATGTGACTGGTACGGATTTCAACTTCTGTACGTTTACCACCCCGGCCGTCAACTTTACGGTTCTTGATAATCCTGTGATTGATGAAACAGTCACAGATCCATCGGCCTGTGCTCTGTCGGATGGTTTGATCACTACCAGCGTTTCAGGAGGCCTTCCACCATACGGTTATGATTGGAGCAATGCAGAAACAACACCTAATATCTCGGGGTTACCAGCAGGGCCATATGTTCTTACTGTAACCGATGACAATGGATGTTTTTCAACTGAAACCTATGCCCTAAGCGATCCGGGAGCTTCACCGGTTACACTTGCCAGTAGCGAGGATCCAAACAACGAAATATGTGCTGGCGAGAGCGTGACATTTACTGCTTCTGGGTCAGTTGACTACCAGTTCTTTGTTGATGGTCAGCCAGTGTCCACTACTAACCCGTTTGTAACAAATACCCTTGTCGATGGAGAGTCTGTTGTTGCTACCGGTACGGATGCCAATAATTGTACAGCAACAAGTAATATCATCATTCCGACTGTTAACCCTGGACCGATCGTCTCGTTGATTGTGGATGATGCAGATACAACCATCTGTATCGGAGAGAGCCTTTCATTCTTCGCATCTGGAGGTTTGACGTATGAGTTCTTTGTAGATGGAGTGTCTCAAGGGGCGGCAAGTCCAACATCATTATTTGTCACTTCCTCATTGACGGATGGCCAAGCAGTTACCGTTGTTGCAACCGATGCCAATCTTTGCGGTGTAGAGAGCGATACCATCTTTGTGACGGTGAATCCAAGTCCAACGGTTTCAATTGCAAGCACCTCAGACCCAACCTCATGTGGGGCAACTGACGGTTCAATCATAGCCTCTGCAACTGGTGGAACGCCCAGCTACACGTACAATTGGAGCAATGGAGCGGTTGGCGACACAATTTCATCCTTGAATGCAGGTAGTTACTATGTAGAGGTTACAGATGATGCCGGCTGTACAGCAGCCACAAGTGCATCTTTGAGCGATATTGGGTCGAGCCCGGTAACGCTTACCACTACTTCTCAGAACGATACCATCTGTGGAGGTGAAACAGTAACCTTCACCGGATCGGGGGCATCTACCTATGTCTTCTTTGTCAACGGAATTCAGGTTTCCACCAGCAACCCTTACGTGACCGATACATTGATGGATGGAGACATTATTGCAGTAATGGGCCTTGATACCCAATTGTGTGCTGCAACAAGTGCTCCAGAAGTTTTCACGGTTCATCCCGAAATACAGATCGGAATAGTTTCGTCTATCAACCCATCGGCCTGTGGTGCATTGGATGGTGTGGCAAATACTATTACGATTGGCGGTGTACCTGCATACACGTATTCATGGACCGACCCTTCAAATCAGACCACTCCTATTGCAGTAGGACTTGGAGCGGGAGCGTATAGCGTAACCGTTACTGATGCAAATGGCTGTCAATCCAGCGATGGGGTTTCACTGAGTGATCCTGGAGGTTTTGCCGTATCACTTACAGCATCGCCAAGTGGTCTGACCATCTGCGAGGGAACTGAGATCGAGTTTACAGCGTCCTCAAACGGAAGTGCAACATTCGAATTCTTTGTAGATGGAGTCTCGGTCGGTTCAACAAACCCATATTTGAATTCTACATTGATGGACGGTCAGTCTGTAGCCGTAGTTGGGGTTGACACCAGCAATTGTACAGCTACAAGCCCGAGCAGTACTTATACCGTACTGCCGGTACCTTCAGTTACCCTTACCCTGCCCGCGTTTGCCTGTTCAAGCGTTGATACGGTTCCTTTTGTGGGAGGATTCCCGCTTGGTGGTGACTATACTGTAGTTTACGACAATTATCCAATTGTCGGTGACCTTTTCTTCCCGTCCCTTGCAGGTGCGGGTGCCATCAACGTAGATTATACATACACAGCTGCAAATGGTTGTTCAGCAACCGCATCTGGAGATTATAATGTGCTTCAAGCACCGATTGTCGATCTTGGTAGCGATACAACCGTGTGTGGCATTACGCTTGATGCTGGTTCAGGATACGATTCTTACGCATGGACACCTACAGGCGATTCTACGTCCACCATATTTGTAGATGTCACCGGGGTATATGAGGTCACGGTAACAGATGCGAATGGTTGTGTTGAAACAGATGCCATCGGCATTACAGTTAATCCGATTCCTTCTCCTGCAATTACTCCTGGGCCTGTTGTGGAATTCTGTATCGGAAATTATGCAACCTTGAGTGCTCAACCCGGTTTCACCATCTACGATTGGTCAACTGGTTCTACGGTTGACACTACGTTCGTAACGGCTTCTGATACGGTTACGCTTACCGTAACCAACCAGTACGGTTGTACGGGTACAGCTCAGGTTGTAGCTATTATGAATGAGCCTCAGCCAGGTGCGGTGATAACTTGGGACGGACCACTCGAATTCTGTGTTGGAGATGACGTAACGTTGAATGCGGGTCCTGGTTATGCTTCATATCTATGGAATACAGGTTCCACTACCCAGACGATAAACGCCATTCAAACGGGTGAGTATTGGGTAATTGTACTTGATGGTAATGGATGTATAGACAGTTCAATGGTTGCCGATCCGGTAGACGTGACCGTTTGGGATCCAGAGCCTGTGATCGATATAAATGGTGATAGTTTGACGATAAGCAACGCAAGCGACTTTGTATCATACCAGTGGTATCTAAATGGTTCGCCTATTGCAGGCGCTACAGGTAGCACGTATGATATTGCCGAGACCG